From the genome of Tsukamurella pulmonis:
CACGCCGATCCCGAGACCGCGGAGGTCTCGGTCTCCATGGGGGTTCCCCGCGTCTTCGGGGAGTCGTCCGCCGGTGTCGACGGTCGCGATCTTGCCGGGATCGCCGTCGACGTGGGCAATCCCCACATCGCCTGCGTCGTCCCCGGGCTGACCGAGGAGGCCCTCGCGGCGCTTGACGTGGCGAGCGTCCCCACCTTCGATCACGGCCTGTTCCCGCACGGCACCAACGTCGAGATCGTCACCCCGCTCGTGGACGGCGGCGTCCACATGCGCGTGCACGAGCGCGGCTCGGGCGAGACCCGTTCCTGCGGCACGGGCACCGTCGCGGCCGCCGTCGCCGCGCTGCGTGCGGCCGGCCGGGAGACCGGCGCGGTGGACGTGCACGTGCCGGGCGGGACGGTCACCGTCACCGTCGAAGCCGACGGTGCCGTGCTGCGCGGTCCCAGCCGCATCGTGGCGTCCGGTACAGCGCGCCTCGCGGCGCTCTGAGCGGTTTCGCCCTGCGAAAACTCGCGTGACCCGCACCCGCACGACGT
Proteins encoded in this window:
- the dapF gene encoding diaminopimelate epimerase, with the translated sequence MTGQVTAVDFLKGHGTENDFVILPDPGVDLDLTPELVAALCDRRAGIGADGVLRAARAGDLLDAGVLDALPAGVRREDWFMDYRNSDGSIAEMCGNGVRVFAHFLAANALVPGDEFTVGSRAGAKPVRVHHADPETAEVSVSMGVPRVFGESSAGVDGRDLAGIAVDVGNPHIACVVPGLTEEALAALDVASVPTFDHGLFPHGTNVEIVTPLVDGGVHMRVHERGSGETRSCGTGTVAAAVAALRAAGRETGAVDVHVPGGTVTVTVEADGAVLRGPSRIVASGTARLAAL